A stretch of the Anaeromusa acidaminophila DSM 3853 genome encodes the following:
- the recO gene encoding DNA repair protein RecO, with amino-acid sequence MTTGRYQVEAVVLTVRNWGEADRLVRVFSKEHGLITAIAYGARRPRSQLAGGLQPFVQAQLALLAGKQVEAVKGCEMIHSFQGLREDLNRMAYTGFLAELITELCPERQAEPEIYEWLLRVLHVMEERNPRLVTLAASWQLFALAGLEPACEVCQQCGEKLVWPAGFDLAAGGVVCRQCQENFNEENLFSEGAAELLQRFLHLQWEQMEGFLVSREALLMLEALLLSYVEHHIERPLRSTAFIRQVAALGNA; translated from the coding sequence ATGACAACGGGACGGTATCAAGTAGAGGCGGTTGTGTTGACTGTGCGCAATTGGGGGGAGGCGGACCGGCTTGTGCGGGTCTTTTCTAAGGAGCACGGACTGATCACGGCGATTGCCTATGGAGCGCGACGTCCTAGAAGTCAACTGGCAGGAGGCTTACAGCCTTTTGTGCAAGCGCAGCTGGCTTTACTGGCAGGCAAACAGGTAGAGGCGGTCAAGGGTTGCGAAATGATTCATTCCTTTCAAGGGTTGCGAGAAGATTTGAATCGCATGGCCTATACCGGCTTTTTGGCGGAGTTGATTACCGAACTGTGCCCGGAACGGCAGGCGGAGCCGGAAATTTATGAATGGCTTTTGCGAGTGTTGCACGTCATGGAGGAACGAAATCCTCGTTTGGTGACGCTGGCTGCTTCATGGCAACTGTTTGCGTTGGCAGGACTGGAACCTGCTTGTGAAGTCTGTCAGCAGTGCGGTGAAAAACTGGTCTGGCCGGCGGGATTCGATTTGGCAGCTGGCGGCGTTGTTTGTCGCCAATGCCAGGAGAATTTTAACGAAGAAAACTTATTTTCTGAAGGAGCCGCCGAATTGTTGCAGCGGTTTTTGCATTTGCAGTGGGAGCAAATGGAAGGCTTTTTAGTTTCTCGGGAAGCTTTGCTTATGCTAGAGGCCTTGCTTTTATCCTATGTGGAGCATCATATTGAGCGGCCTTTACGGTCTACAGCGTTCATTCGGCAAGTTGCGGCATTAGGGAATGCTTAG
- the glyQ gene encoding glycine--tRNA ligase subunit alpha has translation MTFQEIILTLQNFWAKQNCILQQPYDVEKGAGTMNPATFLRALGPEPWKVAYVEPSRRPADGRYGDNPNRLFQHHQFQVIIKPSPANIQELYLESLAQLGIEPEKHDIRFVEDNWESPTLGAWGLGWEVWLDGMEITQFTYFQQVGSIDVKPVSVEITYGLERLAMYIQGVENVYDLTWVEGVSYGDVFHRNEVEQSHYNFELADTALLFHLFDLYEKEAVRVLEAGFVLPAYDYVLKCSHTFNLLDARGAISVSERTAFIGRVRNMARLCAQGYLEQREALGYPLLKGDCQHG, from the coding sequence ATGACTTTTCAGGAAATCATCCTGACACTGCAAAATTTTTGGGCCAAACAAAATTGCATTTTGCAACAACCTTATGACGTGGAGAAGGGCGCGGGAACGATGAACCCGGCAACTTTTTTGAGAGCGCTCGGCCCGGAACCCTGGAAGGTGGCCTATGTGGAGCCTTCGCGTCGTCCCGCTGACGGACGGTACGGAGATAACCCTAATCGTCTGTTCCAGCATCACCAGTTTCAGGTGATTATTAAACCATCGCCAGCCAATATTCAGGAGTTGTACTTGGAAAGTTTGGCGCAATTAGGGATTGAACCGGAAAAGCATGATATCCGTTTCGTAGAAGACAACTGGGAGTCTCCCACCTTGGGCGCCTGGGGCTTGGGCTGGGAAGTCTGGCTGGACGGCATGGAAATTACGCAGTTTACGTATTTCCAACAGGTTGGCAGTATTGACGTTAAACCGGTTTCTGTGGAAATCACTTATGGTTTAGAACGTCTGGCCATGTATATCCAGGGCGTGGAAAATGTCTATGATTTGACTTGGGTGGAAGGAGTTTCCTATGGAGATGTGTTCCATCGCAACGAAGTGGAGCAGTCACATTACAATTTTGAATTAGCGGATACGGCGCTGCTCTTCCATTTGTTCGATCTGTATGAGAAAGAAGCTGTACGGGTGCTGGAAGCAGGATTCGTGCTGCCAGCGTATGATTATGTGCTGAAATGCTCGCATACTTTCAATTTGCTAGACGCTAGAGGCGCCATCAGCGTAAGCGAGAGAACCGCCTTTATTGGCCGTGTGCGTAATATGGCCCGCTTGTGCGCCCAAGGATATTTGGAGCAGCGTGAAGCTCTTGGCTATCCGTTGTTGAAAGGAGATTGTCAGCATGGCTAA
- the glyS gene encoding glycine--tRNA ligase subunit beta, translated as MAKDLLFEIGTEEIPARFMKGILQQLNDYSRQRLQELRLDHGDVQVFGTPRRMAVLVRNLTEQQEDRESENKGPSVRIAFDTEGKPTKAAQGFARGQGVDVNDLVEKDGYVYAQIHEQGKATAELLPDLLLEMLHKLNFPKNMHWGDLEMRFVRPIRWLVALYGSDIVPLEVTGVVSGRVSRGHRFLGAKEITIAEAAAYEESLSCNFVLADPEKRRSIIRQQLEETAREQNGVVAMDEELLEEVVHLVEYPTALCGRFEEEYLELPQEAVITPMKEHQRYFPVLDQAGKLLPLFITVRNGGKEHLDIVRHGNERVLRARLADARFFYMEDQKGTLEQRVERLKTIVFQDGLGTMHDKVLRVQAAALQLGKVLQADAATLKQVERTAYLAKADLVTGMVCEFTELQGIMGREYAKLNGEDAAVAEGIYEHYLPRFAGDELPQGMPGRLVSIADKLDNIVATFSRGLIPTGSQDPYALRRQAQGILSTILAAPYAFSLRAMVQYALEQLKLTDAEVQEKLQQEVAEFFRLRLKNLLLEQNVRYDIVDAILEGDTDVLYESWLKAQALVAAEEDSLKKAVQALTRAANLVKHATRDEIKETSFAADEEKILYAAYQKAAAGVAASSQQRDYAQLIVELTTLAEPIHAFFEAVMVMDPDEEIKTNRLALLKQIVSLASGFGDLGKIIIA; from the coding sequence ATGGCTAAGGATTTACTATTTGAAATCGGCACGGAAGAAATTCCGGCGCGTTTTATGAAGGGCATTCTGCAGCAGTTGAACGACTACAGCCGCCAGCGATTACAAGAGCTGCGCCTGGATCATGGAGATGTCCAAGTGTTCGGTACTCCCCGGAGGATGGCGGTGTTGGTTCGCAATCTGACAGAACAGCAAGAAGACCGTGAAAGTGAAAATAAAGGACCGTCAGTGCGGATTGCGTTTGACACGGAAGGAAAACCGACGAAAGCGGCTCAAGGTTTTGCCAGAGGCCAAGGGGTCGATGTAAATGATTTGGTCGAGAAAGACGGCTATGTGTATGCGCAGATTCATGAACAAGGCAAGGCCACGGCGGAGCTGTTGCCGGACTTGTTGTTGGAAATGCTGCATAAGCTTAATTTTCCTAAAAACATGCACTGGGGCGATTTGGAGATGCGCTTTGTTCGTCCGATTCGCTGGCTGGTGGCCTTGTACGGATCGGACATTGTGCCTCTGGAAGTGACAGGCGTGGTCAGTGGTCGCGTGTCCCGGGGACATCGCTTTTTAGGAGCAAAGGAAATTACCATTGCCGAAGCAGCCGCTTATGAAGAATCTCTTAGCTGTAATTTTGTCTTGGCGGATCCGGAAAAGCGCCGCAGCATCATTCGGCAACAGTTGGAGGAAACGGCTCGCGAACAGAACGGCGTGGTAGCCATGGACGAGGAATTATTGGAAGAAGTCGTTCATTTGGTCGAATATCCTACTGCCTTATGCGGACGTTTTGAAGAAGAGTATCTGGAGCTGCCGCAAGAGGCGGTTATTACTCCGATGAAAGAACATCAGCGTTATTTCCCGGTTTTAGATCAGGCCGGTAAGCTGTTGCCCTTGTTTATTACGGTTCGCAATGGCGGCAAAGAACATTTGGATATTGTTCGTCATGGTAACGAACGGGTGCTGCGCGCTCGGTTGGCAGATGCTCGCTTCTTCTACATGGAAGACCAGAAAGGGACGTTGGAGCAGCGCGTGGAACGTTTGAAAACCATTGTGTTCCAAGACGGCCTGGGAACGATGCATGATAAGGTGCTTCGGGTGCAGGCGGCAGCGCTGCAGTTAGGGAAGGTTCTGCAAGCGGACGCGGCGACTCTGAAGCAAGTGGAGCGGACAGCCTATTTGGCCAAAGCTGATTTGGTAACTGGGATGGTTTGCGAGTTTACGGAACTGCAAGGCATCATGGGCCGGGAATATGCTAAGCTTAACGGCGAAGATGCCGCTGTAGCGGAAGGCATTTATGAGCATTATTTGCCGCGCTTTGCCGGCGATGAGCTACCGCAGGGAATGCCGGGCCGTCTGGTCAGCATTGCGGATAAGCTGGATAATATTGTGGCTACCTTCAGCCGTGGTTTGATTCCTACAGGTTCACAAGATCCCTACGCTTTGCGGCGCCAAGCCCAGGGCATTCTCAGTACAATCTTGGCAGCTCCGTATGCATTTTCCTTGCGGGCTATGGTTCAATATGCATTGGAGCAATTAAAGTTGACCGATGCTGAAGTGCAGGAAAAGTTGCAGCAAGAGGTGGCTGAATTTTTCCGGTTGCGATTGAAAAATTTGTTATTAGAGCAGAATGTGCGTTATGATATAGTTGATGCCATTTTGGAAGGCGATACCGATGTTCTCTATGAATCTTGGTTAAAAGCGCAGGCTTTGGTTGCTGCAGAGGAAGATTCTCTGAAGAAAGCGGTACAGGCTTTAACTCGTGCGGCTAATTTGGTAAAACATGCGACGAGAGACGAAATTAAAGAAACCTCTTTTGCGGCAGATGAGGAAAAAATATTGTATGCTGCCTACCAAAAGGCGGCTGCAGGAGTTGCCGCCAGTTCTCAGCAGCGGGACTACGCACAACTGATTGTGGAATTGACGACCTTAGCTGAGCCGATTCATGCTTTCTTTGAAGCGGTAATGGTTATGGATCCGGATGAGGAAATAAAAACAAATCGCTTAGCTTTGTTGAAACAGATTGTTTCACTTGCTTCCGGTTTTGGTGATTTAGGAAAAATAATCATCGCTTAA
- a CDS encoding glycerol dehydrogenase — protein MNKVMISPGRYVQGSGAIAQLGQHVKLLGSSAMVIGGKRGLASVQDAVTASFKKENLACHFEVFQGECSRSEIERLGSIAKKQKANVIIGIGGGKALDTAKAVGHHLSFPTAIVPTIAATDAPCSALSVIYTPDGTFESYLVLPKNPDLVLVDTAVIAKSPVRLLVSGMGDALATWFEADACSQALAGNLPGGRTTTAALQLARLCYDLLLQFGYQAKTAVECSVATEALEKVVEANTLLSGLGFESSGLAAAHAIHNGFTVLEETHHSYHGEKVAFGTLVQLVLENRSREELNEVISFCLNVGLPITLADIGVTSLNAEQLMQVAQTACAEGETIHNEPFPVTPEAVYAAILTADALGRKVKGLS, from the coding sequence GTGAACAAAGTAATGATTTCTCCTGGCCGTTATGTCCAAGGCAGCGGCGCCATTGCTCAATTGGGACAACATGTAAAATTGCTGGGTTCCAGCGCTATGGTTATCGGCGGAAAAAGGGGTCTCGCCAGCGTGCAAGATGCGGTAACGGCTAGCTTTAAAAAGGAAAACCTTGCTTGTCACTTCGAGGTATTTCAAGGCGAATGTTCTCGTAGCGAAATTGAACGTTTAGGATCTATCGCAAAAAAACAAAAGGCAAATGTGATTATCGGTATTGGCGGCGGCAAAGCACTGGATACCGCGAAGGCAGTTGGCCATCATCTAAGCTTCCCTACAGCCATCGTCCCTACTATTGCCGCCACAGACGCTCCTTGCAGCGCATTATCCGTCATTTATACGCCGGATGGAACTTTTGAATCCTATTTGGTATTACCCAAAAATCCTGATTTGGTTCTCGTCGACACTGCCGTAATTGCCAAGTCTCCTGTACGCCTTTTGGTTTCCGGCATGGGAGATGCTCTGGCTACCTGGTTTGAAGCGGATGCCTGCTCCCAAGCTTTGGCCGGAAACCTGCCAGGAGGGCGCACAACCACCGCGGCCTTGCAACTGGCGCGCCTATGCTACGATCTGCTGCTGCAATTCGGTTATCAGGCTAAAACCGCTGTCGAATGCAGCGTAGCCACGGAAGCGTTGGAAAAAGTCGTAGAAGCCAATACCCTCCTTAGCGGGCTAGGCTTTGAAAGTTCCGGCCTGGCTGCAGCACATGCCATCCACAATGGCTTCACGGTACTCGAAGAAACTCACCACTCCTATCATGGCGAAAAAGTAGCTTTCGGTACCTTGGTACAGTTAGTTCTAGAAAACCGTTCCCGCGAAGAGTTAAACGAAGTCATAAGCTTTTGTTTAAACGTAGGCCTGCCAATAACCCTTGCCGACATCGGCGTCACTTCACTCAATGCGGAACAGCTGATGCAAGTAGCGCAAACCGCTTGCGCTGAAGGAGAAACTATCCACAATGAACCGTTCCCTGTCACGCCGGAGGCTGTCTACGCCGCCATCTTAACGGCAGACGCCTTAGGCCGCAAAGTAAAAGGTCTTTCCTAA
- a CDS encoding LptA/OstA family protein gives MKSTHIWASIFACFLFLASLAPVASAAVPVIQADQQYFDIKSGLHVLKGNVTISHNGRVVTAGEARTNMLEVWASDNVTFTQDDISFRGDSVYVNIPNNTAKITGNVSYSDNGTRIQSQQVEYDWSSKIATFTGQITLTQNGATSSHEQLRYHVIDHTLL, from the coding sequence ATGAAATCAACACACATTTGGGCAAGTATTTTTGCTTGCTTTCTGTTTCTTGCTTCGCTAGCTCCGGTCGCATCGGCAGCAGTTCCTGTCATTCAAGCCGATCAGCAATATTTCGATATCAAAAGCGGCCTGCATGTCTTAAAAGGAAATGTGACAATCAGCCATAACGGGCGTGTTGTCACCGCTGGCGAGGCGCGAACCAATATGTTGGAAGTCTGGGCTTCCGACAATGTCACCTTCACGCAAGATGACATTTCTTTCCGTGGCGACTCCGTCTATGTCAACATTCCAAACAACACGGCAAAAATCACTGGCAACGTCAGCTACAGCGATAATGGCACACGTATTCAATCACAACAAGTAGAATATGATTGGAGCTCTAAAATTGCCACGTTTACCGGTCAAATCACGCTAACACAAAATGGTGCGACTTCCTCTCATGAACAGTTACGTTACCATGTAATCGATCATACGTTGCTTTAA